The DNA window GTACACTTACAGACTGCGCACTTTGTGGAACACAGGGCCACTGCAGACTCTGAATTTGGGTGGTAAAACCGTTTGTAGTATAATAAGATATTGGCATGGTGCATGGCACGGTGTTGTGCTGGTATATAAGTGTAGCAGAAATTCTTATACACGTCATTGTTATGTGTAAGGTTGCTGAGCTGAGAGTGGTCTGCCTTCCAGCCAGTACCGGTCTTGTGGTCAGGAGCACATGTGTCACTACTATTACTCCTCCAGGAACTTCACAACACTTTAATCACAGTAACCACCCCAGTAGTGTTTGGTGGAATATTGGAGTTCAGTTGAAGCCTTATTCCAAGCGTGTGtggtgtattgtttgtgttttgcagccCAAGCCAGAAAATGCTATCACTGTTGCCGTGTCATCACGGGTCCTCTTCAACATGGACACTGAGCAGCAGATCTCCCAGCAGAAGGGAATGGAGGCGTACCTGAAGTACCAGATGGAGCACGAGGTGGAGCCATTTGTGCCAGGACCTGCGTTCCCCTTTGTTAAGGTCTGGCACAAACACATCCGCATGGGAATGATCTCTCAAGCCAGCatgcattttacaaaatgtcgTCCCACTGTTTTATGATGCAGTTGATGATATCGTACAATATCATGCGAGTGATATTGAATGATCATGTTAAACTGatctttttttcacatttatgtgagtgagggagggggtctgtttgtgtgtctcatcCAGGCTTTGGAAGCAGTAAATACACAGCTGAGGGTTCTCTATCCAGGGAGTGAAGAGCTCTTTGATGTGGTTCTGATGACCAACAATCACGCTACTGTTGGAATCAGGCTCATCAACTCAATCAACCACCACAGTAAGTGTCTAAAATCCCGGTGATGTTTACCTTTAACTGGATCTGAGAGATTATCTCTAATCTTCATCTCTAATCTTTCAAATGATCAGAGGAGGTAAACAGTGTGGTCCATAATGTTAGAAATAAAATAGTAGGTCATATATTTGGCTGAGCatatgaatgtaatgtaaagaagggagtttttctcattttttccagTTTGTAATCAGGCTAGTTTTTAACAGTGATTAAGCAACAGGTGGGTGGAAGGTAGCCAACTCTCAGTGCTCAAATATATGTGTAGAGTAGACCTTCTTGTAAATGCAAGCGATTTCGGCCTTCCGCAGAGCTATCCGTTGAGCGCTTCTGTATGACCGGAGGTAACAGTCCAATCGGCTACCTGAAAGCCTACCATACCAACCTGTACCTGTCTGCAAACTCGACAAAAGTAATCGAGGCCTTAGAGGAAGGTGAGAATGAGCGAACCTGGAAACAAGCTTTGCCGAGGATGTGGTATGAGAtttacagacatgcagacaccaCTGATTACTGACGGAGCGTCCCGCTCCTGTGGGTCCTGAAGGAATTGCCGCGGCCACCATATTCAGACCAGAGAAGGCAGTGGAGGTGTCGGAGACGCAGCTGCGAGTGGCCTTTGATGGAGATGCTGTGCTGTTCTCCGATGAGTCCGAGAGAATCTTTAAAACCCAGGGCCTGGACAAGTTCTTTGAGCATGAAAAGACCCACGAAAACAGGCCCCTCGATCATGTATGTCAGTGGTGAGATGCAGCGTTACAAGTGAAAAATGTTACACGTTGCGATGCAGTATGAGATGCAGTACTGCTTCAGAGTCTTGGTGGTTCATTGACAGAGAAGCTTTTTAATAACAAATTCAAAAATGAATCGTTTCTCCTTTCTTTCCTTAacagttgtcttttttttacactgtaGGGGCCATTAAAAGGATTCTTGGAATCTCTGGGAAAACTGCAAAAGAAATTCTATGCCAAAGACCAGCGCATGGAATGCCCCATCCGCACCTATCTGGTGACGGCCCGTAGTGCAGCCAGTTCAGGCACGCGGGCCCTGAAAACGCTGCGATCCTGGGGCCTGGAGACCGATGAGGCCCTCTTCCTGGCTGGAGCCCCAAAGGGCCCCATGCTGGCGAAAATCAAGCCCCACATTTTTTTCGATGATCAGATGTTTCACATCGAGGGGGCAGCAGAGCTGGGCACGGTGGCAGCTCATGTTCCATATGGGATTGCCAAGACATTGTCCCCAAAGCAGGCAAAGGATACCAAACAGTCCACTTCCTTTACCAAGTGACctgtcaaaaataaaacattcatcaTTTGATTTTGTCATGGCATAGCAGCCTCATTATGCTATATACAGAAGTTGTAATGTTTAAAGTCCTGCCACAGTGTCCTCCAGTTTCACCTGCTTATGTGCTGATTAGCAAAGCCAAATGGTTGGAACAAAACCACTTTTACATGCTAAAGCCAAATTCACCATCTCTGGCTGAATCTCACGAGCAACATTATCCATTTAGCATTGATTGCTCAGTTATGCTTCCCATGAGTTAATGTGGATTTTATGTAGTTGTATACGTTTACTAATGGAGCAAAGTGGACTTCAGCAAATACTTGGTGTGTCACAGTGGTCAGATGATACACAGACAAACCTAGAAAACTCTTACCAAAAGGGGATATTGGCAAACAGATGCAAAACAGGGCCATACCGGCACTTGGCTTCtgaccaaacaaaaccaaagcactTAAAAGCCACATGGAAAACATCAAAGTTACTAATATCAAAAGTCAAGTTTTGCAACTGGCGATGACTTAAATATTATTACTTGGGATTTGTAAGAGCTCATTGTATATGAAAGAACTCACACTCAAAAGTTACCTTGAAATATATTATGGATTCTACTGTCATACATTTTAGACTGAGTTACTGTGTTTATTAGACATGGTCTGTCAAAGGTTAACATGATTTTTATAACAAAACATGAAGCAGTTATTTAGTCGTTTACATTTGTGTTATATataactcatatatatatatatatatatatatatatacatacatacatacgtgtgtgtataatatttattgattattgtatgttatttatattattacatattattttatgttatacTGTATACATTTGGAGAGATTGTATCCCTGCAAATGATTCATATAggaaagttgttttttaaaaacaaatagtgCCATAAGCGTTCATAACAACTATTTATAATTGAGCTTGGCTGAGTTCGTCAGgtctggaggagaaggagacgAGTGTGGACAGTGGTCTGTCTCTATACAGGGAAGGGTGATTCGCCAACATCTGAGTGGAGAAGTTGCTCTATTTggttcatgtttacatttgtcaGCCCGGTGGCGTGAACGTGGCTCGCGGCTGTGGCCCACGTGTACCGTGCGCTATGGGCGGGTTCTGTCGATTTGGAAAGTGGTAAACTTTTTAGACTGGTACTGTGCAGATGCAAACCCGGTCCTCCGTTTTCGTCTTTACACACGCAACGTGTTTATACTATGAAGCAAGTTAACCATTAGTGGGAGTTACTTTTACTTCTCGTAGACGCCTTCTAAGATTAGTTTTTGCATTGTTCCTACTCACATGGTTAGTCACTTGTCATATGACTGATGAGACTGAAGGGAGTAAGTGGAGATTCGCGATCAGTTCTTAATTGTTTTGCCAAAATACAAGACATG is part of the Electrophorus electricus isolate fEleEle1 chromosome 13, fEleEle1.pri, whole genome shotgun sequence genome and encodes:
- the nt5c1ab gene encoding cytosolic 5'-nucleotidase 1A, producing the protein MSRNDDRRRVEGVVFFPKPENAITVAVSSRVLFNMDTEQQISQQKGMEAYLKYQMEHEVEPFVPGPAFPFVKALEAVNTQLRVLYPGSEELFDVVLMTNNHATVGIRLINSINHHKLSVERFCMTGGNSPIGYLKAYHTNLYLSANSTKVIEALEEGIAAATIFRPEKAVEVSETQLRVAFDGDAVLFSDESERIFKTQGLDKFFEHEKTHENRPLDHGPLKGFLESLGKLQKKFYAKDQRMECPIRTYLVTARSAASSGTRALKTLRSWGLETDEALFLAGAPKGPMLAKIKPHIFFDDQMFHIEGAAELGTVAAHVPYGIAKTLSPKQAKDTKQSTSFTK